The Pieris rapae chromosome 16, ilPieRapa1.1, whole genome shotgun sequence genome includes a region encoding these proteins:
- the LOC110991417 gene encoding broad-complex core protein isoforms 1/2/3/4/5, with protein sequence MNNAPQFSLRWNNYVSHVTEAFNILRFENDLVDVTLCCDGGKIKAHKMLLSACSNYFKQIFKENPCQHPVIIFRNFKYEDLNAIINFMYHGEVNIFQEQLESFLITAELLEVKGLTDNLEDESYKNQIRINDSVSLDLTSKSKPESIVQNTSEEPINLATLQPPREDNLTTNVPFVVVEHDNMFDLQLDSNKDSNTQSKPSGSSDDMHVDNQSTSAEDMQEKTSSETDLAKFRCQLCPKGFKHPTSLTLHKDSHAGKTQCPVCRRSFSRSYDMRSHLQRIHQGKQLTIKEIRYKNSNDTVAAKQFTHNI encoded by the exons ATGAATAATGCACCACAATTTTCGTTACGGTGGAATAACTATGTTAGCCACGTTACAGAAGCTTTTAATATACTAAGATTTGAAAATGATTTGGTGGACGTTACCTTATGTTGTGATGGTGGAAAAATAAAAGCCCACAAAATGCTCTTATCAGCCtgcagtaattattttaaacagatatttaaagaaaacccATGCCAGCATCCTGTGATTATATTTAGGAACTTTAAATATGAAGACCTTAacgcaattataaattttatgtaccaTGGTGAAGTCAATATATTTCAAGAGCAGTTAGAATCATTTCTTATCACTGCTGAACTTTTGGAAGTAAAAGGACTGACTGATAATTTAGAAGATGAATCCTATAAAAACCAGATAAGAATAAATGATAGTGTTTCATTAGATTTGACTTCAAAATCAAAACCAGAATCCATAGTACAAAATACTTCAGAAGAACCTATAAACTTGGCTACGTTGCAACCTCCCAGAGAAGACAATTTGACCACAAATGTTCCATTTGTAGTAGTGGAACATGATAATATGTTTGACTTACAACTGGACTCAAATAAAGATAGCAATACACAATCAAAGCCCTCAGGATCATCTGATGATATGCATGTTGATAATCAATCTACCTCGGCTGAGGATATGCAAGAAAAAACTAGTTCAG AAACAGATTTAGCAAAGTTCCGCTGTCAACTATGCCCCAAAGGCTTTAAACATCCAACATCTTTAACACTTCACAAAGATTCACATGCTGGTAAAACACAATGCCCTGTATGCCGTCGGTCATTTTCTAGGTCTTATGACATGAGGAGCCACCTTCAAAGAATTCATCAAGGAAAGCAGCTTACAATAAAGGAAATAAGATACAAAAATTCTAATGACACTGTTGCAGCCAAACAGtttacacataatatttag